One genomic segment of Desulfocapsa sulfexigens DSM 10523 includes these proteins:
- the selD gene encoding selenide, water dikinase SelD, whose protein sequence is MIKLTSTVKAAGUAAKLGPGDLSQILCGITLPKNDRLIVGAETCDDAGVYRLNDETALIQTLDFFTPIVDDPYHFGQITAANALSDVYAMGGTPILAMNILACPIKTMAVEIFREIIKGGLSKVVEAGALLVGGHSVEDKELKYGLSVTGTVHPDQVLLNSGARVGDRLILTKPLGTGILSTAIKGQLAGADIEKQITHIMATLNRAPADAITAVRDRGYQVHACTDITGFGLLGHLHEMTIASGVKARLIKKQIPLISGCIDFVNMGIIPEGAYTNRKFYSKWLQNRGTEGEPMEMVLADPQTSGGLLIAAPPTTSEQLLKEMNSSNYPFSCRDIGEIVAGESGVIELI, encoded by the coding sequence ATGATAAAACTGACTTCAACCGTAAAAGCCGCAGGTTGAGCTGCAAAACTTGGCCCGGGGGACCTGAGCCAAATACTTTGTGGTATTACCCTTCCCAAAAATGATCGCTTAATCGTCGGGGCAGAAACCTGTGATGATGCAGGAGTCTACCGCTTAAACGACGAGACAGCCCTGATTCAGACACTGGATTTTTTCACTCCCATCGTGGACGACCCATACCACTTCGGTCAGATCACTGCCGCCAACGCCTTGAGTGATGTCTATGCAATGGGTGGCACACCGATTCTTGCCATGAATATCCTGGCCTGCCCTATCAAAACCATGGCAGTTGAGATTTTCCGCGAAATTATCAAAGGAGGGCTTTCGAAAGTGGTGGAAGCCGGGGCACTTCTGGTCGGCGGTCATTCTGTGGAAGATAAAGAGTTAAAGTATGGTCTTTCAGTGACGGGAACGGTTCACCCAGATCAAGTTCTGCTGAACAGTGGCGCCAGGGTCGGTGACCGCCTGATCCTCACCAAGCCCCTCGGCACAGGCATTCTTTCAACGGCCATCAAGGGACAGCTGGCAGGTGCTGACATTGAGAAACAGATCACACACATTATGGCCACCCTCAACCGTGCCCCGGCGGATGCAATCACAGCTGTTCGAGACAGGGGTTACCAGGTCCACGCCTGCACAGATATCACCGGCTTTGGCCTACTCGGACATCTCCATGAAATGACCATAGCTTCAGGAGTCAAGGCCAGACTGATCAAAAAGCAGATTCCTCTTATTTCAGGCTGTATCGATTTCGTTAATATGGGCATCATTCCAGAGGGTGCCTATACCAATCGCAAGTTTTACTCGAAATGGCTGCAAAACAGAGGTACTGAAGGTGAGCCCATGGAAATGGTACTGGCTGACCCCCAGACCTCGGGCGGACTTCTCATAGCAGCTCCACCAACGACCAGTGAACAGCTTCTGAAAGAAATGAACAGCTCAAACTATCCATTTTCCTGCCGGGACATAGGTGAGATCGTGGCAGGAGAAAGTGGCGTGATAGAACTGATATAA
- the purF gene encoding amidophosphoribosyltransferase: MTNSSVQIVEDGRPKHECGICGIFGHEDASKLTYFGLYALQHRGQESAGIVASDEGKVSIHKAMGLVPEIFSEDILQGLPGSMAMGHVRYSTTGSSNVTNSQPLMVNHRGCTLAVAHNGNLVNSLELRHDLEGKGSIFQTAMDSEVILHLMARTTHLGLDRALSESFSCLRGAYSILLMTEDTLVAVRDPGGFRPLCLGKLNNGALIVASETCALDLVEAVYIRDVEPGEVVIITKDGIRSIFPWPKQKTSFCIFEQVYFARPDSDVFGINVYEARKRMGEIMARESGMKGDFVMPFPDSGNYAAIGFSRESGIPLEMGMIRNHYVGRTFIEPTQSMRDFNVRVKLNPVRALLKGKRVIIVEDSVIRGTTGRSRVKALREAGATEVHMMVSCPPTRHACYYGIDFPSSDQLIATNNSLEEIAAHLGLDSIYYLSLQGMVEATGLKPEDFCLACFNGEYPVEPDRSFTKNALER; encoded by the coding sequence ATGACAAATAGTAGCGTACAGATTGTTGAAGATGGACGCCCTAAGCATGAGTGTGGTATCTGTGGTATCTTTGGTCACGAAGATGCTTCAAAGCTCACCTATTTTGGCTTATACGCACTGCAGCACAGAGGTCAGGAAAGTGCAGGGATTGTGGCTTCCGATGAGGGAAAGGTTTCAATCCATAAGGCCATGGGCCTTGTTCCTGAAATTTTTTCAGAGGATATTCTTCAGGGCTTACCGGGTTCCATGGCCATGGGGCATGTTCGATACTCCACCACCGGTTCCTCCAATGTGACGAACTCCCAGCCTTTAATGGTGAATCATAGAGGGTGCACCCTTGCGGTCGCTCATAATGGGAACCTTGTTAACTCGCTTGAATTACGTCATGATCTTGAAGGGAAAGGGTCTATCTTCCAGACTGCAATGGATAGTGAAGTGATCCTTCATCTCATGGCACGTACCACCCATCTTGGTCTCGATCGGGCACTCAGCGAATCGTTTTCCTGTCTGAGGGGTGCCTATTCGATCCTGTTAATGACAGAGGATACTCTTGTTGCTGTCCGGGATCCTGGTGGGTTTCGACCTCTTTGTCTCGGAAAATTAAATAACGGTGCCTTGATTGTGGCTTCTGAGACCTGTGCCCTGGACCTGGTCGAAGCTGTGTATATTCGGGATGTTGAACCGGGTGAGGTTGTTATTATCACCAAAGATGGCATTCGTTCAATTTTTCCCTGGCCGAAGCAGAAAACAAGTTTCTGTATTTTTGAGCAGGTCTATTTTGCCCGTCCCGATTCAGACGTCTTTGGTATCAATGTGTATGAGGCCCGTAAACGAATGGGGGAGATTATGGCGCGGGAATCTGGTATGAAAGGGGATTTTGTTATGCCCTTTCCGGATTCCGGGAACTATGCGGCCATCGGGTTTTCCAGAGAATCCGGTATCCCTCTTGAAATGGGAATGATCCGGAACCATTATGTGGGACGAACGTTTATTGAACCAACCCAATCCATGCGAGACTTTAATGTGCGGGTGAAACTCAATCCTGTAAGGGCTTTGCTGAAGGGAAAACGGGTTATAATTGTAGAGGATTCCGTTATCCGTGGCACCACTGGGCGGAGCAGGGTAAAGGCACTGCGAGAGGCAGGAGCCACAGAAGTTCATATGATGGTCAGCTGTCCTCCCACCCGCCATGCCTGCTACTATGGAATCGATTTTCCCTCGTCGGATCAGCTTATTGCAACGAACAATTCGCTGGAGGAAATAGCCGCCCATCTTGGTCTGGACTCAATTTACTACTTGAGTCTTCAGGGGATGGTCGAAGCCACAGGATTGAAACCCGAAGACTTTTGCCTTGCATGTTTTAACGGTGAGTATCCCGTCGAGCCCGACAGAAGTTTTACCAAGAATGCATTGGAGAGATAG
- a CDS encoding DUF1499 domain-containing protein: protein MKKINFDENIKACHGNFAMQVDQSISGQDVVIDRPEMLQKRSDLCLLSLCSLILVVTLVVSGCSGNSQSGEENMEALAGKKYIVNGHLAPCPGSPNCVSSEDSLQDSNIAPIAFTGSASDAWQTLQEQILEMGGQIEEVDGFFLHATFRSSLFRFTDDVSSRLDGENNCIHIRSASRVGYSDFGVNRKRVEELRRRLASLTQER, encoded by the coding sequence ATGAAAAAGATCAATTTTGATGAGAACATAAAGGCTTGTCACGGCAATTTTGCCATGCAGGTAGATCAGAGTATCTCTGGTCAGGATGTGGTTATTGATCGTCCTGAAATGTTGCAAAAGAGAAGCGATCTTTGTCTGCTGTCGCTTTGCTCACTCATACTGGTTGTCACTCTAGTGGTATCCGGGTGCTCGGGCAATAGTCAGTCAGGAGAGGAGAATATGGAAGCATTGGCTGGAAAGAAATATATTGTTAATGGTCACCTGGCACCTTGTCCCGGAAGCCCGAACTGTGTGAGCAGTGAGGATTCCCTCCAAGACTCCAATATTGCTCCTATTGCATTTACAGGATCGGCATCTGACGCATGGCAGACCCTGCAGGAGCAGATCCTTGAGATGGGGGGACAGATTGAAGAGGTGGATGGCTTCTTTCTTCATGCCACCTTCCGCAGCAGCCTGTTTCGTTTTACTGATGATGTCAGCAGCCGCCTTGATGGTGAAAATAACTGTATTCATATCCGTTCTGCCTCCAGGGTCGGCTATTCTGACTTTGGGGTGAACAGGAAACGGGTGGAGGAGTTGCGAAGACGACTGGCATCATTGACACAGGAGAGATGA
- a CDS encoding ferredoxin, whose translation MLKKSILIDVYECNGCGACVEICPEVFIMDEWEKATLIDPDAEVTERVEKAAAYCSQKCISFE comes from the coding sequence ATGCTAAAGAAATCCATTCTCATTGATGTTTATGAATGTAATGGTTGCGGAGCCTGCGTAGAAATCTGCCCCGAAGTTTTTATAATGGACGAATGGGAGAAGGCCACTCTTATTGATCCGGATGCTGAAGTAACTGAAAGGGTGGAAAAAGCCGCCGCCTATTGCTCGCAAAAGTGTATTTCGTTTGAGTGA